A genomic window from Flavobacterium phycosphaerae includes:
- a CDS encoding KUP/HAK/KT family potassium transporter — protein MSAHNHQLHSKLTIGGLLVTLGIIYGDIGTSPLYVMKAIIGLHHVINPDIILGGLSCIFWTLTLQTTLKYVIITLSADNHGEGGIFALYALVKRTKIKWLIVPAIVGGSALLADGIITPPISVSSAVEGIRTFYPSINTVPIVIAILVVLFTIQQFGTKLVGKFFAPMMLIWFSMLGILGIIQIGSNLSVFRAINPYYAYELLRIHPDGFYVLGFVFLCTTGAEALYSDMGHCGRKNIRISWIFVKATLVLNYFGQGAYLIKHQGDTLYNLGGKNANPFYLVMENWFQPIGIVIATMAAVIASQALISGSFTLINEAMRLNFWPKVKIKYPTDLKGQLYIPSINWLLLLGCIGIVLHFEESGNMEAAYGLAIVLCMIMTTLLLNYYLIMKRVSWYIIGAIITLYLAIEFSFLIANLDKFPHGGYVTLFIACVLIGIMTVWFLAKKISKNYTKMVKIDTYKKVLAELSLDLSIPKYATHLVYMTNSNRVDEIEEKVMYSILQKRPKRADIYWLIHVNILSEPYRKEFKVNEIIKDDLYRIDFYLGFREPTKINLMFKEVIKDMVKNGEVDITSRYESLNKNNIIGDFKFVLSEKFLSNDSDLNFFEKIVMYSYFFMKKFSLSEEKGFGLDSSSVKIEQFPLVIHAPEIIDMKRIYSQY, from the coding sequence ATGAGCGCTCATAATCATCAGCTTCACAGCAAACTTACCATAGGCGGATTACTGGTTACATTAGGAATTATTTATGGTGATATTGGGACTTCCCCACTCTACGTAATGAAAGCCATAATCGGATTGCACCATGTTATCAATCCGGATATCATTTTAGGAGGCCTATCTTGTATCTTTTGGACACTGACACTACAAACTACGCTTAAATATGTAATCATAACACTAAGTGCTGATAACCACGGTGAAGGCGGAATTTTTGCGCTGTATGCCTTGGTGAAACGAACAAAAATCAAATGGCTCATCGTTCCGGCTATTGTTGGAGGTAGTGCACTGCTAGCGGATGGAATCATCACCCCTCCTATTTCCGTATCCTCAGCGGTTGAAGGTATCAGAACTTTTTATCCTTCAATAAATACGGTGCCTATTGTAATTGCTATCTTAGTTGTACTGTTTACCATTCAGCAATTCGGAACCAAATTAGTAGGTAAGTTTTTTGCCCCAATGATGTTAATTTGGTTTAGTATGCTTGGTATATTAGGTATTATTCAGATTGGCAGTAATCTTTCTGTTTTTAGAGCTATTAATCCTTACTATGCCTACGAGTTATTGCGTATACATCCGGATGGGTTTTATGTTTTAGGTTTTGTTTTTTTATGTACCACCGGAGCTGAAGCCTTGTATTCCGATATGGGACACTGTGGTCGAAAAAACATTCGTATCAGTTGGATTTTTGTTAAAGCTACTTTGGTTTTAAATTACTTCGGTCAAGGAGCTTATTTGATTAAACATCAAGGCGACACATTATATAATTTAGGAGGCAAAAATGCCAATCCGTTTTATTTAGTCATGGAAAACTGGTTCCAGCCTATCGGAATTGTAATTGCAACCATGGCTGCTGTTATTGCTTCACAAGCTTTAATCAGTGGTTCTTTTACTTTAATAAATGAGGCCATGCGATTGAATTTCTGGCCAAAGGTAAAAATCAAATACCCAACCGATTTAAAAGGACAATTATACATCCCGTCTATAAATTGGTTGCTTTTATTGGGTTGCATCGGAATCGTATTGCATTTTGAAGAATCAGGAAATATGGAGGCGGCTTACGGCTTAGCCATCGTACTTTGTATGATCATGACTACCTTATTACTGAATTATTATTTAATCATGAAACGTGTTTCCTGGTACATTATCGGAGCTATAATTACATTGTATTTAGCCATTGAATTTAGTTTCTTGATTGCCAATTTAGATAAGTTTCCTCATGGAGGTTATGTAACTTTATTTATTGCGTGTGTTTTAATCGGTATTATGACTGTTTGGTTTTTGGCCAAAAAAATCAGCAAGAACTATACTAAGATGGTCAAAATTGATACCTATAAAAAAGTATTGGCTGAGTTAAGTTTGGATCTTTCTATTCCAAAATACGCCACCCATCTAGTTTATATGACCAACTCCAATCGCGTAGACGAAATTGAAGAAAAAGTAATGTATTCTATTCTTCAAAAAAGACCAAAACGCGCCGATATTTATTGGTTAATCCACGTAAATATTTTGAGTGAACCATACCGTAAAGAGTTTAAAGTAAATGAAATCATTAAAGACGATTTATACCGAATAGACTTTTATTTAGGCTTTAGAGAACCAACCAAAATTAACTTGATGTTCAAAGAAGTAATTAAAGATATGGTGAAAAACGGCGAAGTAGATATTACCAGTCGATACGAATCATTGAATAAAAATAACATCATCGGTGATTTCAAATTTGTACTTTCCGAAAAATTCTTATCAAACGACAGCGATTTAAACTTCTTTGAAAAAATAGTAATGTACTCCTATTTCTTTATGAAAAAATTCAGTTTGTCTGAAGAAAAAGGTTTTGGTTTAGACAGTAGTTCGGTTAAAATTGAACAATTTCCATTAGTCATTCATGCTCCGGAAATTATCGATATGAAGCGAATCTACTCACAATATTAA
- a CDS encoding RsmB/NOP family class I SAM-dependent RNA methyltransferase — protein sequence MRLHRNLVYTTIDSLNAIFNEGEYADKVVARALKKDKRWGSSDRKFVAETIYEIVRWKRLYMEIAGVKEPFDRDQLWRIFAVWAVLRGYPIPDWRQLEGTPERKIKGRFDELSKIRKMRESIPDWMDELGVKELGEDIWTKEIAAQNKQAQVILRVNTLKTTKEQLRAILMDLNIETEFLKDQPDALVLKERANVFLTEAFKEGLFEVQDASSQLVAAFLDVQPGMRVVDTCAGAGGKTLHMASLMQNKGQLIAMDLYESKLKQLKLRAKRNGAFNIEYRIIDSTKVIKKLHEKADRVLIDAPCSGLGVLKRNPDAKWKLQPEFIDNIRKVQAEVLENYSKIVKPGGKLVYATCSVLPSENQEQIKHFLTTENGKNFTFVKDSKILAQDTGFDGFYMALLERKKEL from the coding sequence ATGCGATTACATCGAAATTTAGTTTACACCACCATTGACTCATTAAATGCTATCTTCAACGAAGGGGAATATGCTGATAAAGTTGTGGCTCGTGCTTTGAAAAAAGACAAACGTTGGGGAAGCTCCGACCGGAAGTTCGTAGCCGAAACCATCTATGAAATTGTACGTTGGAAAAGGTTATACATGGAAATTGCCGGCGTAAAAGAACCTTTTGACCGAGACCAATTATGGCGAATATTTGCCGTTTGGGCTGTTTTACGTGGTTATCCGATTCCCGATTGGAGACAATTGGAAGGTACCCCGGAGCGCAAAATAAAAGGGCGTTTTGATGAGTTATCCAAAATCAGAAAAATGCGCGAATCTATTCCGGATTGGATGGATGAATTAGGCGTAAAAGAATTAGGAGAAGACATTTGGACTAAAGAAATTGCCGCACAAAACAAACAAGCTCAAGTTATTCTTCGTGTCAATACTTTGAAAACCACCAAAGAGCAACTTCGCGCGATTTTAATGGATTTAAACATCGAAACGGAATTTTTAAAAGACCAACCTGATGCTTTAGTACTAAAAGAAAGAGCCAATGTTTTTTTAACGGAAGCTTTCAAAGAAGGTTTGTTTGAAGTACAAGATGCTTCTTCCCAATTAGTAGCCGCTTTCTTAGACGTACAACCGGGTATGCGAGTGGTGGATACTTGTGCCGGTGCTGGTGGAAAAACATTACACATGGCGTCTTTGATGCAAAATAAAGGGCAGTTAATTGCCATGGATTTGTATGAAAGCAAACTGAAACAATTAAAATTAAGAGCCAAACGAAACGGCGCTTTCAATATTGAATACAGGATTATTGATTCAACCAAAGTCATTAAAAAACTTCACGAAAAAGCAGACAGAGTCTTAATTGATGCACCTTGCAGTGGCTTAGGTGTTTTAAAAAGAAACCCGGATGCCAAATGGAAATTGCAACCTGAATTTATTGATAATATAAGAAAAGTACAAGCAGAAGTTTTAGAAAATTATTCTAAAATTGTAAAGCCGGGTGGCAAACTGGTTTATGCTACCTGCTCGGTCTTACCCTCTGAAAATCAGGAACAAATTAAGCATTTCTTAACTACCGAGAACGGTAAAAACTTTACCTTTGTTAAAGATTCTAAAATCCTTGCCCAAGACACAGGATTTGATGGTTTTTACATGGCACTATTAGAACGTAAAAAAGAACTATAA
- a CDS encoding sialidase family protein: MKKKFIFFVLFLFFLSNTSHAQTSLSITIDTVLNEKISIRAMVVDKDKVWYAGNNNQVGYYNFRTGEKLEKQIKNDTLKLEFRSMAQNSKAIFIANIGNPAFIYKMDKSDLSVVKVYSENHEKVFYDSMHFWNEKEGIAIGDPTEDCLSIIITRDGGKSWEKTACDNLPKIAEGEAAFAASNTNICIKGNKTWVVSGGVKSRVFSSEDKGITWSVTEVPIVQGKAMTGIFTADFYNKNTGIVAGGNYEVPEQNFQNKAITVDGGKTWNLIAENTGFGYASCVQYIPKSKGKQIVTVGAGGLYYSADGGNSWKQLSQDKSLFTIRFADEQTAFAAGKDKIIRITFKK, from the coding sequence ATGAAAAAAAAGTTTATTTTTTTTGTACTGTTTTTATTCTTTCTGAGCAATACTTCTCATGCACAAACTTCTCTATCGATTACAATTGATACAGTTTTAAACGAAAAAATAAGTATCAGAGCAATGGTAGTGGATAAGGATAAAGTATGGTATGCCGGAAACAACAATCAAGTAGGTTATTATAATTTTAGAACAGGAGAAAAACTGGAAAAACAAATCAAAAACGATACACTTAAACTGGAATTCAGAAGTATGGCTCAAAATTCAAAAGCTATCTTTATAGCCAATATCGGCAATCCGGCTTTTATATACAAAATGGATAAATCTGATTTAAGTGTGGTAAAAGTATACTCCGAAAATCATGAAAAAGTATTTTACGACAGTATGCACTTTTGGAATGAAAAGGAAGGCATAGCTATTGGTGACCCAACAGAAGATTGTCTATCCATAATAATTACCAGAGATGGGGGTAAATCATGGGAAAAAACAGCTTGTGACAATTTGCCCAAAATAGCTGAAGGAGAAGCTGCTTTTGCGGCCAGCAATACTAACATCTGCATCAAAGGAAATAAGACTTGGGTAGTATCGGGCGGAGTAAAATCAAGAGTTTTTTCTTCTGAAGATAAAGGAATAACATGGAGCGTCACTGAAGTACCAATTGTTCAAGGCAAAGCTATGACAGGAATCTTTACGGCTGATTTTTACAATAAAAACACCGGAATCGTGGCCGGAGGAAATTACGAAGTGCCGGAACAGAATTTTCAAAACAAAGCCATAACAGTTGACGGCGGCAAAACCTGGAACCTCATTGCCGAAAACACCGGATTTGGTTATGCCTCTTGTGTACAATATATACCAAAATCAAAAGGAAAACAAATCGTTACCGTTGGGGCTGGTGGTCTGTATTATTCAGCTGATGGCGGAAACTCATGGAAACAATTGAGTCAAGACAAATCTTTATTTACCATTCGTTTTGCAGATGAACAAACCGCTTTTGCTGCCGGCAAGGACAAAATAATCCGAATAACATTCAAAAAATAA
- a CDS encoding endonuclease has product MKKILTYLFLSYTVLTVAQETSKNTNVTNSIPTGYYNSATGTGYTLKTQLAAIISNNYIDRGYSGLYTTYQTSDVRTDGTVWDMYSDCPFNFGTVANGGNQDNGTNPSGECELFNREHTIPQSYFGNGVQPMYSDAHFVLPADKIVNAKRDDFPYGVVPNPTWTSTNGSKLGNNLNSGYSAGYSSVVFEPVDQYKGDIARLLFYFVTRYEDQLVAFYSSSSTVKAMFDGTSDHSFSNTFLNILLTWNNQDPVSAKEIARNNAIYTRQSNRNPFIDHPEYVCQIWGAACTALDNQSFSSIASVKIYPNPATNGTINISSETALDKIELITINGQIIQHIDNPVFQNNTYTITNLPNGFYFLKLSGNNETVTKKVLVN; this is encoded by the coding sequence ATGAAAAAAATCTTAACCTATTTATTCTTAAGTTATACTGTGCTTACTGTGGCACAAGAAACTTCAAAAAACACCAATGTAACCAACTCTATTCCTACCGGATACTACAATTCGGCTACAGGAACAGGATATACCTTAAAAACACAATTAGCAGCAATCATCAGCAACAATTATATCGACAGAGGGTATAGCGGTTTGTATACTACATATCAAACTTCAGATGTCAGAACTGACGGTACCGTTTGGGATATGTATTCCGATTGTCCTTTCAATTTTGGTACAGTAGCTAATGGAGGAAATCAAGACAATGGTACTAACCCTAGTGGCGAATGTGAGCTATTTAACAGAGAACATACTATACCACAAAGTTATTTTGGAAATGGGGTTCAACCAATGTATTCTGATGCTCATTTTGTTTTACCGGCAGACAAGATTGTTAACGCAAAAAGAGATGATTTCCCATACGGTGTAGTGCCAAACCCTACTTGGACCTCTACCAACGGTTCTAAATTAGGAAATAATTTAAATTCAGGATATTCTGCCGGTTATAGTTCAGTTGTTTTTGAACCGGTTGACCAATATAAAGGCGATATTGCCCGTTTATTGTTTTATTTTGTGACAAGATACGAAGACCAATTAGTTGCTTTTTATTCCTCCTCATCAACTGTTAAAGCTATGTTTGACGGAACCAGTGACCACAGTTTTTCCAATACCTTTTTAAACATCTTATTAACTTGGAACAACCAAGACCCGGTAAGTGCTAAAGAAATAGCCCGAAATAATGCCATTTACACCCGTCAAAGCAACAGAAATCCGTTTATAGATCATCCGGAATATGTGTGTCAAATTTGGGGCGCGGCTTGTACGGCTTTAGACAACCAAAGCTTCAGTTCAATTGCTTCAGTTAAAATTTATCCGAACCCTGCTACCAATGGTACTATCAACATCAGCAGCGAAACAGCTTTAGACAAAATTGAATTAATCACCATCAACGGTCAAATAATTCAACACATTGACAATCCTGTATTCCAAAACAATACTTATACTATTACAAACTTACCAAATGGCTTTTATTTCCTAAAACTATCCGGTAATAACGAAACCGTGACCAAGAAGGTTTTAGTTAATTAA
- a CDS encoding sensor of ECF-type sigma factor codes for MTAIAQNGRLREKKEQIKALKVAFITDELALTPDEATKFWPLFNAFEDKQQEIKKQKLKAYINRMDDDSFDKLSEKDASAMLSQMESMEDELYQAKKKFVTSLKGVISPVKILKLKKAEENFNRKLLQQYRDKKLGK; via the coding sequence ATGACTGCTATAGCACAAAATGGTCGTCTTCGGGAAAAGAAAGAACAAATCAAAGCATTAAAAGTAGCCTTTATTACAGATGAACTGGCATTAACACCGGATGAAGCCACCAAATTTTGGCCCTTGTTCAATGCTTTTGAAGACAAGCAGCAAGAAATTAAAAAACAAAAATTAAAAGCCTATATAAACCGAATGGACGATGATTCTTTTGATAAATTATCCGAAAAAGATGCTTCGGCTATGCTGAGCCAAATGGAAAGCATGGAAGATGAGTTATATCAGGCTAAGAAAAAATTTGTGACCAGTTTGAAAGGAGTCATTTCTCCGGTCAAAATTTTAAAACTCAAAAAAGCAGAAGAAAACTTTAATAGAAAGTTGCTCCAACAATATCGCGACAAGAAATTAGGAAAATAA
- a CDS encoding RNA polymerase sigma factor, translated as MQEEKDFIQELLNPKTQNQAFQKLLREYQRPLYYHIRNIVLNHDDADDVLQNTFVKVFQYLKDFKGDSKLFSWMYRIATNESITFINQKAKRNGITSEAMQSKIVDNLRADTYFDGSEIQLKLQKAIVLLPEKQQLVFKMRYYEEIKYEEMSEILGTSVGALKASYHHAVKKIEDFMKTN; from the coding sequence TTGCAGGAAGAAAAGGATTTTATCCAAGAGTTATTAAATCCGAAAACGCAAAACCAGGCGTTTCAAAAGCTCCTACGCGAATATCAGCGTCCCTTATACTACCATATCAGAAACATTGTTTTGAACCATGACGATGCCGATGATGTGTTGCAAAATACCTTTGTAAAAGTGTTTCAGTATCTCAAAGATTTTAAAGGCGACAGCAAATTATTTTCTTGGATGTATCGAATAGCCACTAACGAATCGATTACGTTTATTAATCAAAAAGCCAAGCGCAACGGAATTACCAGTGAAGCTATGCAAAGTAAAATTGTAGATAATTTGAGAGCTGATACTTATTTTGACGGAAGTGAGATTCAGCTCAAACTGCAAAAAGCTATTGTACTATTACCTGAAAAGCAGCAGTTGGTTTTTAAAATGAGATATTATGAAGAAATTAAATACGAAGAGATGTCTGAAATCCTCGGAACTTCAGTTGGTGCTTTGAAAGCATCATATCATCACGCTGTCAAAAAAATTGAAGATTTCATGAAAACGAATTAA